The following proteins are co-located in the Leptotrichia trevisanii DSM 22070 genome:
- a CDS encoding energy-coupling factor ABC transporter substrate-binding protein, with protein MSENKNKSVFKKNIILIIAIILIGVIPLFLVKSEFGGSDDKGEEVIKTIKPDYEPWAKNLIELPGDETESLLFALQAALGAGIVGYVLGYFKGERKNADR; from the coding sequence ATGTCGGAAAATAAGAACAAAAGTGTATTTAAAAAGAATATTATTTTAATAATTGCAATAATTTTAATAGGTGTCATTCCTTTATTTCTCGTAAAATCTGAATTTGGCGGTTCTGATGACAAGGGAGAAGAAGTAATAAAAACTATAAAACCTGATTATGAGCCATGGGCTAAAAATTTAATAGAATTACCAGGAGATGAAACTGAAAGTCTGCTGTTTGCATTACAGGCAGCATTAGGTGCAGGAATTGTAGGATATGTATTAGGCTATTTCAAAGGTGAAAGAAAAAATGCTGATAGATAA
- a CDS encoding CbiQ family ECF transporter T component: protein MLIDKISYTNPIKNINPGVKFILSMTTLIFLLYTGSKIVFVFNFILFNLLLLFVVKVKIGDLLKLNFIPALFILTTVISLLLIKADIWTFLLRSFSSITVIYFLICSTPVIDLDYIFEKMKFPKIFREMFLLIYRYIFLLFDNKEKLQNAQEVRLGYSSFKNGMKSFPMLVVAILKKTYYYNLNSIKAVESRMGKEFIFSHRKYKKIGFEIIFVIIIFAINLYLVVKYNA, encoded by the coding sequence ATGCTGATAGATAAAATATCTTATACAAATCCCATAAAAAATATAAATCCCGGAGTAAAGTTTATATTGTCAATGACGACATTAATATTTTTACTTTATACTGGAAGTAAAATAGTATTTGTTTTTAATTTTATACTGTTTAATTTACTTCTTTTATTTGTCGTAAAAGTGAAAATAGGTGACTTGTTAAAGCTGAACTTTATTCCGGCTTTATTTATTTTAACGACTGTAATTTCGCTGCTACTTATAAAGGCGGATATATGGACATTCTTACTTCGTTCATTTTCTTCGATAACAGTAATTTATTTCCTTATCTGCTCAACGCCTGTTATAGATCTGGATTATATATTTGAAAAAATGAAATTTCCTAAAATATTTAGGGAAATGTTTCTGTTAATTTACAGATATATATTTTTATTATTTGATAATAAAGAAAAGTTGCAGAATGCACAGGAAGTAAGGCTGGGATACAGCAGCTTTAAAAATGGGATGAAGTCATTTCCGATGCTGGTAGTCGCCATATTAAAAAAAACATACTACTATAATCTGAATTCTATAAAGGCTGTGGAATCACGGATGGGAAAAGAGTTTATCTTTTCTCATAGAAAATATAAAAAAATTGGGTTTGAAATAATTTTTGTAATAATAATATTTGCAATAAACTTATATCTGGTGGTAAAATACAATGCTTAG
- a CDS encoding energy-coupling factor ABC transporter ATP-binding protein yields MLRLENITFSYDKETEALKDITLNIEKGRKTLFLGENGSGKSTLFLIMNGLLQAQKGSIYFEGEKIKHKKKDLEDLRRKVGIIFQDPEIQIFAPLVFQEVAYGPENLGYSSEKVEENVNRAMEEINITDLKDRPCHHLSYGQKKRVSIAAITAMEPELLILDEPTAWLDSRNTKRVSEILDNFSKAGKTMVVSTHDTDFAYEFADYIYVLEKGRIVRQGSRDEVFEDFEFLKKLNLNIPNVLKIKSYLKYKNLDENDYYKFLEEKNLL; encoded by the coding sequence ATGCTTAGACTTGAAAATATAACCTTTTCGTATGATAAAGAAACAGAGGCTCTGAAAGATATAACTTTGAATATTGAAAAAGGTAGAAAAACATTATTTCTTGGGGAAAATGGCTCAGGAAAATCAACTTTATTTTTAATAATGAACGGACTTTTGCAGGCGCAAAAGGGCAGTATCTATTTTGAAGGGGAAAAAATAAAACATAAAAAAAAGGATTTGGAAGATCTGAGAAGAAAAGTTGGGATAATTTTTCAAGATCCCGAAATACAAATTTTTGCTCCTTTAGTGTTTCAGGAAGTAGCCTATGGGCCTGAAAATCTTGGCTATTCCAGTGAAAAAGTGGAAGAAAATGTAAACAGGGCAATGGAAGAAATCAATATAACAGATTTAAAAGATAGACCTTGTCATCATCTGAGCTATGGACAGAAAAAAAGGGTCTCAATAGCTGCAATTACAGCAATGGAGCCAGAACTGCTCATTCTGGATGAACCAACTGCGTGGCTTGATTCTAGAAATACAAAAAGAGTGTCAGAAATTTTGGATAACTTTTCCAAAGCGGGGAAAACGATGGTAGTATCAACGCATGATACTGATTTTGCCTATGAATTTGCTGATTATATCTATGTGCTTGAAAAAGGGAGAATTGTACGGCAAGGGAGCAGGGACGAGGTTTTTGAGGATTTTGAATTTTTGAAGAAATTAAATTTGAATATTCCAAATGTACTGAAAATAAAAAGCTATCTCAAGTATAAAAATCTTGATGAAAATGATTACTATAAATTTTTGGAGGAAAAAAACTTGTTATGA